One Phalacrocorax aristotelis chromosome 12, bGulAri2.1, whole genome shotgun sequence DNA window includes the following coding sequences:
- the NANOS1 gene encoding nanos homolog 1 — MEAFPGGKLEQHRHLPPVECLPGARCGGRSHSACGNVFNSWNDYLGLATLITKAVRPGKGFGAEPPSVVVAAAAVPPAEEEEEEEEEEEAAGPYFEGALDLHDLDLCGHHHHHSGGLLEERFADFSPFPGRGGPAAVVFDCSGEHPGREGSPHAWGGVVVAGRLPAHPRAASRLLKPELQVCVFCRNNKEAVALYTTHILKGPDGRVLCPVLRRYTCPLCGASGDNAHTIKYCPLSKMQAAKQLKHARTALGKKGR; from the coding sequence ATGGAGGCTTTCCCCGGCGGCAAGCTGGAGCAGCATCGGCACCTCCCGCCCGTGGAGTGCCTGCCGGGCGCCCGCTGCGGCGGCCGGAGTCACAGCGCCTGCGGGAACGTCTTCAACTCCTGGAACGACTACCTGGGGCTGGCCACGCTCATCACCAAGGCCGTGCGCCCCGGCAAGGGCTTCGGCGCCGAGCCGCCCTcggtggtggtggcggcggcggccgtgCCGCcggccgaggaggaggaggaggaagaggaggaggaagaggcggCGGGGCCGTACTTCGAGGGCGCGCTGGACTTGCACGACCTGGACCTGTGCGggcatcaccaccaccacagcgGGGGCCTGCTGGAGGAGCGCTTCGCCGACTTCAGCCCCTTCCCCgggcgcggcggccccgccgccgttGTCTTCGACTGCTCGGGGGAGCACCCGGGCCGGGAGGGCTCGCCCCACGCGTGGGGCGGCGTGGTGGTGGCGGGGCGGCTGCCGGCCCACCCGCGGGCCGCCTCCCGCCTGCTCAAACCCGAGCTGCAGGTCTGCGTCTTCTGCCGGAACAACAAGGAGGCGGTGGCCCTCTACACCACCCACATCCTCAAGGGACCCGACGGCCGCGTCCTCTGCCCGGTGCTGCGGCGCTACACCTGCCCCCTCTGCGGCGCCAGCGGCGACAATGCCCACACCATCAAGTACTGCCCTCTCTCCAAAATGCAGGCGGCCAAACAGCTCAAACACGCCCGGACCGCCCTGGGGAAGAAGGGCCGTTAG